The proteins below come from a single Gimesia alba genomic window:
- a CDS encoding D-2-hydroxyacid dehydrogenase, giving the protein MKKLLIYPAIDSTRLSRIQEISDQLIVCNVSELSAALTEIKDADAFFGKMTPELLAVAENLQWVQSPTASLEHYVFPELVDHPCQLTNMRGLFYDVIADHVMGFVICFARNLHRYIRQQTKSNWKPIGGVAGKPNFVTGPGQVSEVDCSHLHLSDCTLGVVGAGSIGAEICRRAAAFGMQVCAVDPLAREVPGVVEEVWNVDRLNDLLSISDFVVIAAPHTPQTEKLFRTVQFQQMKSTGYLINIGRGAIVDLPDLTAALQNGEIAGAGLDVFEIEPLPAEHPLWQMENVIITPHIAAASTRVPERHLETLLENIRCFLADKPFLTPADKQNWF; this is encoded by the coding sequence ATGAAAAAACTACTCATCTACCCCGCCATCGATTCCACGCGATTGTCTCGCATTCAGGAAATTTCCGATCAATTGATCGTCTGTAATGTATCCGAGCTCTCCGCAGCGCTCACCGAAATAAAAGACGCCGACGCCTTCTTCGGCAAAATGACACCCGAACTGCTCGCTGTAGCGGAAAATTTGCAGTGGGTCCAGTCCCCCACCGCCAGCCTCGAACATTACGTCTTCCCCGAACTCGTTGACCACCCCTGCCAGCTCACTAACATGCGCGGCTTGTTTTACGATGTCATCGCCGATCATGTCATGGGCTTCGTGATCTGTTTCGCCCGCAATCTGCACCGCTACATCAGGCAGCAGACCAAGTCGAACTGGAAACCGATTGGCGGCGTGGCCGGCAAACCGAATTTCGTCACCGGGCCGGGGCAGGTCAGCGAAGTCGATTGCAGTCATCTGCATCTCTCCGATTGCACACTGGGCGTCGTCGGAGCCGGCAGCATTGGCGCGGAAATCTGTCGCCGCGCCGCCGCGTTCGGCATGCAAGTCTGCGCCGTTGATCCCCTCGCCAGAGAAGTGCCCGGCGTGGTAGAGGAAGTCTGGAACGTCGACCGCTTGAACGATCTGTTATCAATCAGTGATTTTGTGGTCATCGCCGCCCCGCACACGCCCCAGACCGAAAAACTGTTTCGCACCGTACAGTTCCAGCAGATGAAATCAACCGGATACCTGATCAACATCGGCCGCGGCGCGATTGTCGATCTCCCGGATTTAACCGCCGCCTTACAGAACGGCGAGATTGCCGGCGCTGGTTTAGACGTATTCGAAATTGAACCGCTGCCGGCTGAGCACCCGCTCTGGCAAATGGAGAACGTCATCATCACCCCCCATATCGCAGCCGCCTCCACCCGCGTCCCCGAACGCCATCTGGAAACGCTGCTGGAAAACATCCGCTGTTTTCTAGCCGATAAACCATTCCTGACCCCCGCTGATAAACAGAACTGGTTCTGA
- a CDS encoding biotin--[acetyl-CoA-carboxylase] ligase, which produces MLPFTADDLKAIQTETFIEHLDYFESLASTNTWALNNLAPPANENPPRTISLPRLVLTGNQTAGRGRGSNAWWSPEGGLTFSLVVDVSQIQIPLEQQPLIALATGLAVCETLEKYLPEYNLQLKWPNDVYLQNKKVSGILVETAANQPGLVVIGVGVNLNNSFLSAEEALQSVGTSLYETTRQKYSLATTLVDLINGIENRLYDVASENNNFMSAWRQYCLLTGKTIRINTGLESKQGECLEIDDEGFLILKTAAGIERIISGTIEHF; this is translated from the coding sequence ATGCTGCCGTTTACTGCCGACGACTTGAAAGCAATTCAGACGGAAACGTTCATCGAACATCTCGACTACTTCGAAAGTCTGGCCTCCACCAACACCTGGGCCCTAAATAACCTCGCTCCTCCTGCAAACGAAAATCCGCCGCGCACGATCAGCTTACCCCGTCTGGTTCTCACCGGGAATCAGACCGCCGGCCGAGGTCGAGGCAGCAATGCCTGGTGGTCCCCGGAAGGAGGCTTAACGTTCTCCCTTGTTGTCGATGTCAGCCAGATCCAGATTCCCCTCGAGCAACAACCCCTGATCGCACTCGCCACCGGACTTGCCGTCTGTGAAACACTCGAAAAATACCTCCCCGAATATAACCTGCAATTAAAATGGCCCAACGACGTTTATCTGCAGAACAAAAAAGTCTCCGGCATTCTGGTCGAAACCGCCGCCAATCAACCGGGACTCGTCGTCATCGGCGTCGGCGTCAATTTGAATAACTCCTTCCTCTCCGCGGAAGAGGCCCTGCAATCGGTGGGCACTTCGCTCTATGAAACCACCCGCCAGAAATATTCGCTGGCAACCACACTCGTCGACCTGATCAACGGCATTGAGAATCGGCTCTATGATGTCGCCAGCGAAAACAACAATTTTATGTCGGCCTGGCGCCAATACTGCCTGCTGACCGGAAAAACGATCCGAATCAATACAGGACTTGAATCGAAACAAGGCGAATGTCTGGAAATCGACGATGAAGGATTTCTGATTCTGAAAACCGCAGCAGGTATCGAACGCATCATCAGTGGCACCATCGAACATTTTTGA
- a CDS encoding STAS domain-containing protein, translating to MVENLEIFGIEQAAPNLVVIPQGSTMQFQYSNVQVESNKVLRLFDAPEVKNVIIDLSEVNYLDSIIIGAIIRLLQRAKQTGGHAVFCNACDNMQNILKCIKVGTLWPLYDSREAAITALNENS from the coding sequence ATGGTAGAAAACTTGGAAATTTTTGGGATAGAACAGGCTGCTCCCAATCTGGTGGTAATCCCTCAAGGTTCGACCATGCAATTCCAGTACAGCAATGTTCAGGTGGAATCCAATAAAGTACTGCGATTGTTTGATGCACCGGAAGTCAAGAACGTGATCATTGATCTGTCCGAAGTCAATTATCTCGATTCCATCATCATCGGCGCCATTATTCGTTTGCTCCAGCGCGCCAAACAGACCGGCGGACATGCCGTCTTCTGTAATGCCTGCGACAATATGCAGAACATCCTCAAGTGCATCAAAGTCGGGACCCTCTGGCCTTTGTACGATTCCCGAGAAGCAGCGATCACCGCGTTGAACGAGAATTCCTGA
- a CDS encoding DUF2062 domain-containing protein — MLLRSILMLDDSAHSIALGTAIGMFIALTPTVGIQMLMVICFAFLVRPLFRFNQIASLITVYVSNPLTIVPIYWFDYKIGTYYVGGSLTQSDFARILEFEGFSGWWETVKQLLLEVGSPLIIGSLVVATFFSLATYPIMLRLVMHFQKLRPAADPVETEAQTVVPSKPADKEQNAKSVHLHSS; from the coding sequence ATGCTTCTGCGTTCGATATTGATGCTGGATGACAGTGCCCACTCCATTGCGCTGGGTACGGCGATCGGGATGTTTATCGCTTTGACGCCCACAGTCGGCATCCAAATGCTGATGGTGATCTGTTTTGCGTTTCTGGTGCGTCCCCTGTTTCGATTCAACCAGATTGCTTCGCTGATAACGGTTTATGTTTCGAACCCGCTTACAATCGTTCCCATTTACTGGTTCGACTATAAAATTGGCACCTATTATGTGGGCGGTTCGCTCACTCAAAGTGATTTCGCCCGAATCCTGGAATTTGAGGGGTTCAGTGGCTGGTGGGAAACGGTAAAGCAGCTTTTGCTGGAAGTCGGTTCGCCGCTGATTATCGGATCTCTTGTAGTGGCCACGTTTTTCTCTCTGGCGACGTATCCAATTATGCTCCGGCTGGTGATGCACTTTCAAAAACTGCGGCCAGCGGCCGACCCGGTGGAAACGGAAGCCCAGACTGTGGTGCCTTCCAAACCTGCCGACAAAGAGCAGAACGCAAAATCTGTGCATCTTCATTCCAGCTAG
- a CDS encoding carbohydrate kinase family protein — MPSPQYECLCAGIIVADHVCKAIDHMPKPGELVLTDEMELTIGGCASNVAADLARLDRQVAIAGIVGQDVFGRYVEESLIQSGVHCDYLMKSDQLPTSGSFVINVQGEDRRFIHSVAANSLFTGETVTEAQIRSSRILYLGGYCLSEELSPDNVAEMFRIAKEAGVITVLDVVTPKPDDYWKMLKPVLPLSDYFLPNNDEGELITGESDPIAQARAFKAAGAKAVIITCGDEGSILMDDQQTIHSAVYPVNLVDGTGSGDAFVAGFIHGLLEGASPEECLQFGSALGHSCVRATGATAGIFTRSELNQFIDSHELQVKTL, encoded by the coding sequence ATGCCGTCTCCCCAGTATGAATGTTTATGTGCGGGTATTATTGTTGCGGACCATGTCTGCAAAGCCATTGATCATATGCCCAAGCCGGGAGAACTGGTGCTGACGGATGAGATGGAGCTGACGATTGGCGGCTGTGCTTCGAATGTGGCCGCAGATCTGGCGAGACTGGATCGGCAGGTGGCGATCGCGGGCATTGTGGGGCAGGATGTGTTTGGTCGATACGTCGAAGAAAGCCTGATTCAGTCGGGCGTTCACTGTGACTATCTGATGAAATCGGATCAGCTACCGACCAGCGGCTCGTTTGTGATTAACGTGCAGGGAGAAGACCGGCGGTTCATTCATTCCGTGGCTGCGAATTCGTTATTCACGGGAGAAACGGTCACCGAAGCGCAGATTCGTTCGAGTCGAATTCTCTATCTGGGCGGCTATTGTCTGTCGGAAGAATTATCGCCGGACAATGTGGCTGAAATGTTTCGGATTGCGAAAGAGGCAGGTGTGATAACAGTGCTGGATGTGGTGACTCCGAAGCCGGATGACTATTGGAAGATGCTCAAGCCGGTGCTGCCGTTAAGCGATTATTTTCTCCCTAATAATGATGAAGGGGAATTAATTACGGGAGAATCAGACCCGATTGCACAGGCGCGTGCCTTCAAGGCAGCCGGGGCGAAGGCGGTGATTATCACCTGTGGGGATGAAGGAAGTATCCTGATGGATGACCAGCAGACGATTCATTCGGCGGTGTATCCGGTGAATCTGGTCGATGGAACGGGGAGTGGCGATGCATTTGTCGCCGGTTTTATTCACGGATTACTGGAAGGTGCCAGCCCTGAAGAATGCCTGCAGTTTGGTTCTGCATTGGGGCATAGCTGTGTCCGCGCTACCGGTGCGACGGCAGGCATTTTTACCCGTAGCGAACTGAATCAGTTTATCGATTCGCATGAGCTACAGGTAAAAACGCTCTGA
- a CDS encoding SGNH/GDSL hydrolase family protein, which translates to MKIKCIYLSIPLALLCFVSQNSLAAEKQKHDYDRWETSIAQFEKQDQKQGIKKNGVLFVGSSSIRLWDLDKYFPELDAINRGFGGSEIVDSTHFADRIILKHEPKLIFLYAGDNDLSRKRSPEDVAADFQKFVKTVHKTLPQTKIVFIAVKPSLSRWKLADSIVKANQLIADQCADNCLLEYADVWKPMLGADGKPRPELFKSDGLHLNHEGYLVWKKAVQPFLNEK; encoded by the coding sequence ATGAAAATCAAATGTATTTATCTGTCAATCCCACTGGCTTTGCTGTGTTTTGTTTCTCAGAACAGTCTGGCGGCTGAAAAACAAAAGCACGATTATGATCGCTGGGAAACTTCGATCGCTCAGTTTGAAAAGCAGGATCAGAAACAGGGTATCAAAAAAAATGGCGTCCTGTTTGTCGGCAGTTCCAGTATACGACTCTGGGACCTGGATAAATATTTTCCCGAGCTGGACGCCATCAATCGCGGCTTTGGTGGATCGGAAATCGTCGATTCCACTCATTTTGCAGACCGCATCATTCTAAAGCATGAACCGAAACTGATCTTCCTTTACGCCGGTGATAACGATCTCTCGCGTAAAAGATCCCCCGAGGATGTTGCTGCTGACTTTCAAAAATTCGTGAAAACCGTGCATAAAACGCTGCCCCAGACGAAAATTGTCTTCATCGCCGTGAAACCCAGCCTCAGCCGCTGGAAACTGGCAGATTCTATCGTCAAAGCCAATCAGCTGATCGCAGACCAATGTGCCGACAACTGCCTGCTGGAGTACGCCGATGTCTGGAAGCCCATGTTGGGAGCCGATGGTAAGCCGCGTCCGGAACTGTTCAAGTCGGACGGCTTGCATTTAAATCATGAAGGCTATCTCGTCTGGAAAAAAGCAGTTCAGCCGTTTTTAAACGAGAAGTAG
- the folP gene encoding dihydropteroate synthase yields the protein MDQSLSLGGMPLLMGILNVTPDSFSDGGEAINVDSAVRKGLKLVEDGADILDIGGESTRPGAEPVSVEEELRRVVPAIEALSAQTSVPISIDTTKAEVARCAIQAGAIIINDISGLTFDPAMIPLAAETKAGVICMHILGTPQTMQDHPEYEDVVSDLKTWLGERIQTLLAAGINPEQIVLDPGVGFGKTAEHNLEILSHIQEFKKLGFPVLIGHSRKRFLSKLLGRSVEERLAGTVGVSIALADQSVDILRLHDVAANRDALSAWHAVSQRVS from the coding sequence GTGGATCAGTCCCTCTCCTTAGGGGGGATGCCACTATTAATGGGCATCCTGAATGTGACTCCCGATAGTTTTTCCGATGGCGGCGAAGCAATCAATGTTGACTCCGCCGTTCGTAAAGGGCTGAAACTCGTCGAGGATGGTGCCGACATTCTGGATATTGGGGGTGAGTCCACTCGCCCTGGAGCAGAACCGGTCTCTGTTGAAGAAGAATTACGAAGAGTCGTCCCTGCTATTGAAGCTTTGTCAGCGCAAACATCCGTCCCGATTTCCATTGATACCACCAAAGCAGAAGTCGCTCGCTGCGCGATTCAAGCCGGCGCCATCATTATTAATGATATTTCTGGTCTCACTTTTGATCCGGCAATGATTCCGCTGGCGGCTGAAACGAAAGCCGGCGTGATCTGCATGCACATTCTGGGGACGCCACAAACCATGCAGGATCATCCCGAGTACGAGGACGTCGTTTCCGATCTGAAAACATGGTTGGGCGAACGCATTCAAACCTTGCTGGCTGCCGGAATAAACCCCGAGCAGATCGTTCTCGATCCCGGCGTCGGGTTTGGAAAAACCGCCGAGCATAATCTGGAAATCCTCTCACACATTCAGGAGTTCAAAAAACTGGGTTTCCCCGTGCTGATTGGGCATTCCCGCAAGCGATTCTTATCAAAACTGCTCGGTCGTTCTGTGGAAGAACGTCTGGCTGGTACAGTCGGCGTATCCATTGCACTGGCGGATCAATCTGTCGATATTTTACGTCTGCACGATGTAGCCGCCAATCGTGATGCACTCTCTGCCTGGCATGCCGTTTCCCAGCGTGTATCATGA
- a CDS encoding HD domain-containing protein yields the protein MVRDFISESLTHDPIHGYIPFTSKTGIPDDEVSEQEIIDHPWVQRLRHIHQLQTAWWVFPSAEHMRFQHVLGAMHLASVCINAWYDSLNSSCRNVPSLPYVESLVRLAALLHDVGHGPFGHFFDDHYLDQFDLTHEDIGAYIIEQELGDLIRGIRRNPNGQLNPLEELDPKQIGWLIRRPAGDAESEQGNPDWLCKLRGMFSGIYTVDNMDFVLRDAYMSGYNIRAVDLSRLIHYSFFTSEGLTIHGRGLPALVNFIETRANLFRTIYYHRTVRALDLALEEIFAETMRHLFHGNPLDHLDDYQGFTESSFLVDVGRFHKSDNPEVQDLAKRWQGLLARNVEWKMACERSINFHSGSAVHTSIFSEPDLVEKRVRAKLPAELKQIPLRIDVARHYHRPSGRLPAGGQNFLLDPGTGNTQELSDDELFRALPVSFLIFRIYTQDHLHDSEMTNALNAALGEVSDSKTNM from the coding sequence ATGGTACGCGATTTTATTTCCGAAAGTTTGACCCACGATCCGATTCACGGATATATCCCGTTTACCTCGAAAACGGGGATTCCCGATGATGAAGTCTCCGAACAGGAAATTATCGATCATCCCTGGGTCCAGCGTTTAAGGCACATTCACCAGCTGCAGACAGCGTGGTGGGTATTTCCGTCGGCAGAACATATGCGGTTTCAGCACGTGCTGGGGGCAATGCATTTAGCGTCTGTTTGCATCAATGCCTGGTATGATTCTCTGAACAGTTCCTGCCGGAATGTACCTTCACTGCCTTATGTAGAAAGTCTGGTAAGGCTGGCAGCGTTGTTGCATGATGTCGGGCATGGACCTTTTGGTCATTTTTTTGATGATCACTATCTGGATCAATTTGACCTGACACATGAGGATATTGGTGCCTACATTATTGAACAGGAACTGGGGGATTTGATTCGGGGGATCCGTCGAAATCCGAATGGTCAGTTGAATCCTCTCGAAGAACTGGATCCCAAGCAGATTGGCTGGTTGATTCGCCGGCCCGCAGGAGATGCTGAGAGCGAGCAGGGTAATCCTGATTGGCTCTGTAAGTTGAGAGGAATGTTCAGCGGCATCTATACCGTGGATAATATGGATTTCGTACTTCGCGATGCGTATATGTCGGGCTATAACATCCGGGCCGTCGATCTTTCCCGCTTGATACATTACAGCTTTTTTACATCGGAAGGTCTCACGATTCATGGGCGGGGTCTGCCGGCTTTAGTTAATTTTATCGAAACCCGGGCAAACTTATTTCGCACGATTTATTACCATCGCACCGTTCGCGCGCTCGATTTGGCGCTTGAGGAAATCTTTGCAGAAACAATGCGGCACCTGTTTCATGGAAATCCACTAGATCATCTGGATGACTATCAGGGGTTTACTGAATCCTCGTTTTTGGTTGATGTGGGCAGGTTTCATAAAAGCGATAATCCAGAAGTTCAAGATCTGGCGAAACGCTGGCAGGGACTCCTTGCGCGGAATGTGGAATGGAAAATGGCTTGCGAACGGTCGATCAATTTTCATTCGGGATCTGCCGTCCATACCTCCATTTTTTCTGAACCGGATCTGGTGGAAAAGCGGGTGCGGGCCAAGCTGCCTGCAGAGTTAAAGCAGATTCCTCTCCGGATTGATGTAGCCCGACACTATCATCGACCCAGTGGCAGGCTTCCCGCCGGAGGCCAGAATTTTCTTCTGGATCCAGGTACCGGGAACACACAGGAGCTCAGCGATGACGAACTATTTCGTGCATTACCTGTCAGCTTTTTGATTTTCCGGATTTATACCCAAGACCATCTACATGATTCCGAGATGACCAATGCGTTGAATGCAGCATTAGGTGAAGTCTCCGATTCAAAAACGAATATGTAA
- a CDS encoding TrkH family potassium uptake protein: MTLSHLPSRLQYQTHHPRRSRVLRRIEIIALIIGLVATVILHGLLKITTIVHWELGCTIVIAMVYFTLSLTIRYLWHLSRKEFVKKYLANIFISGLWVLSCIAILIFHDLFPDGVSGRLELILGVSEFCIILRTLYETIILIRRVSARGWNPALIVVASFLILISIGTILLMFPTARVQDPTDNATEAAPFLVALFTSTSASCVTGLIVVPTGSYWSRTGQTIIMILFQIGGLGILTFGAFFAAAFGRTMQIRESVTFSEMLESHQRGDVRRLLLAILGITIFTELTGAFFLTGLWPELPWQERLYYSLFHSVSGYCNAGFSLMDDNLLNMGHHWQVWGVMPALIIIGGLGFAVNYNYLIYGITHFSNFSIRKPLFNHPTQKVRLTVSSRLVTLTTLFLLIGGTLGIYLLESIHQQKEVSAWEQLNSAWFQSVTFRTAGFNTVDLAEYQPHTKLFAILMMFIGASPGSTGGGVKTVVCALAVLSVWSLLKGRDRVEIMGRTIPNTLINRSLTIISLGILVLMSSTLLVVMFENRQDIFLDHLFETTSAFATVGVSTGITAELSPPSHWVIILTMFIGRVGPLTALIALTNRGPSYRYSYPEESVTLG; encoded by the coding sequence ATGACGTTGTCGCACCTTCCAAGCCGTTTACAGTATCAAACGCACCACCCCCGGCGGAGTCGTGTACTTAGACGGATTGAAATTATCGCGTTGATTATCGGGCTGGTTGCCACTGTCATTCTACATGGCCTGCTGAAGATTACCACCATCGTCCACTGGGAATTAGGTTGCACCATTGTGATCGCAATGGTCTATTTCACATTGAGCCTGACGATTCGCTATCTCTGGCATCTCTCCCGAAAAGAATTTGTGAAGAAATACCTGGCGAATATTTTCATCTCCGGCCTGTGGGTTCTTTCATGCATTGCTATTCTGATTTTTCACGACCTGTTTCCCGATGGCGTTTCCGGGCGACTGGAATTGATTCTAGGCGTTTCCGAGTTCTGCATCATTCTGCGTACTCTGTATGAAACGATTATTTTAATTCGTCGTGTCTCTGCCCGTGGTTGGAACCCGGCCTTAATTGTGGTTGCCTCGTTTCTGATCCTGATCAGTATCGGGACCATCTTGCTGATGTTTCCCACCGCCCGTGTCCAGGATCCGACTGACAATGCGACAGAAGCGGCCCCTTTCCTGGTTGCTTTATTTACCTCTACCAGCGCCAGTTGCGTCACGGGACTGATTGTGGTTCCCACCGGTTCTTACTGGAGCAGAACCGGGCAGACCATCATTATGATTCTGTTTCAGATTGGTGGCTTGGGAATTTTAACATTTGGTGCGTTCTTCGCTGCTGCATTTGGCCGCACTATGCAGATTCGCGAGAGTGTCACTTTCAGTGAGATGCTGGAATCACATCAGCGCGGAGACGTCAGGCGGCTGCTGCTGGCCATTCTTGGAATTACCATTTTCACGGAACTCACGGGCGCATTTTTTCTGACAGGCCTCTGGCCGGAACTCCCCTGGCAAGAGCGACTCTATTACAGTTTGTTCCATTCGGTCAGCGGTTATTGCAATGCCGGTTTCAGTCTGATGGATGACAATTTGCTCAACATGGGACACCACTGGCAGGTGTGGGGCGTCATGCCTGCTTTAATCATCATTGGAGGGCTGGGGTTTGCCGTAAATTATAATTATTTGATTTATGGCATCACTCATTTCTCCAACTTTTCAATACGTAAACCGTTATTTAATCATCCCACCCAAAAAGTCAGACTGACCGTCTCATCGCGTCTTGTGACTCTGACTACACTGTTCCTGCTCATCGGAGGCACACTCGGAATCTATCTACTGGAATCCATTCATCAACAAAAAGAGGTTTCTGCGTGGGAGCAACTCAACTCTGCCTGGTTCCAATCTGTCACCTTCAGGACCGCGGGTTTTAACACGGTCGATTTAGCTGAGTATCAACCGCACACCAAACTTTTTGCGATTCTAATGATGTTTATCGGGGCCTCTCCTGGTTCAACAGGGGGTGGCGTGAAAACAGTCGTCTGTGCGCTCGCCGTACTTTCGGTCTGGTCACTTCTCAAGGGACGAGATCGTGTTGAGATCATGGGACGCACGATTCCTAATACTTTAATCAACCGCTCTTTGACCATTATTTCGCTCGGAATCCTGGTCCTGATGAGTTCCACACTGCTCGTAGTCATGTTTGAAAACAGGCAGGATATCTTTTTGGATCACCTGTTTGAAACCACCAGTGCTTTTGCCACGGTCGGCGTTTCCACCGGAATTACCGCGGAATTATCCCCCCCTTCCCATTGGGTTATCATCCTGACGATGTTTATTGGAAGAGTGGGACCCTTGACTGCCCTGATTGCACTGACCAACCGCGGGCCGTCTTACAGATACAGTTACCCGGAAGAAAGTGTAACTTTAGGCTAG
- a CDS encoding potassium channel family protein yields the protein MIKVAVIGLGRFGIELAKRLGNSGVEVIAIDHSDKLVNEVKDDVAIAVRLNATDELALKSQEVDKVDACVISIGENFEAALLVTVIVKKLGVPKIICRAQSQFHAEIFTQIGATEVIQPEVQAGAHLARLLANPHLEDYLQVGDGYTMIELLTPNQFVGKNLTELALRSKYSVNVVAVRKRNSEEIEKKTGKVYNTDCVPHPDYQIQESDILLIIGTDQNLARLPTSNT from the coding sequence GTGATTAAAGTAGCGGTAATCGGCTTAGGACGCTTTGGAATTGAACTGGCCAAACGACTGGGAAACAGTGGAGTCGAAGTCATTGCGATTGACCATTCAGATAAGCTGGTCAACGAAGTCAAAGACGATGTCGCAATCGCAGTGCGTCTGAATGCGACAGATGAACTTGCTTTAAAGAGCCAGGAGGTTGACAAAGTCGACGCCTGTGTGATTTCGATCGGCGAAAACTTTGAAGCAGCCTTACTCGTTACCGTCATCGTCAAAAAGCTAGGTGTTCCCAAAATCATCTGTCGTGCGCAATCGCAATTTCATGCTGAAATATTTACTCAAATCGGCGCGACTGAAGTCATCCAACCTGAAGTCCAGGCCGGTGCCCACCTCGCCCGTTTGCTGGCAAACCCCCATCTGGAAGATTATCTGCAGGTTGGCGACGGATACACAATGATCGAGCTGTTGACCCCCAATCAGTTTGTCGGTAAAAACCTGACCGAACTAGCCCTGCGTTCTAAATATTCGGTGAATGTGGTCGCAGTCCGCAAGCGTAATTCGGAAGAGATCGAGAAAAAAACAGGCAAAGTCTATAACACCGACTGTGTGCCTCACCCTGATTATCAGATTCAGGAATCAGATATACTTTTAATCATTGGAACCGATCAAAACCTGGCACGGCTCCCGACCAGTAATACGTAA
- the glpK gene encoding glycerol kinase GlpK, which translates to MAKYVLALDQGTTSSRSILFNHQGQIEATAQQEFEQIFPSPGLVEHNPEAIWNSQLATAQTVIQQSGATPAEIAAIGITNQRETIVLWDRETGKPVSNAIVWQSRLTADRCDQLKAEGYEKLFREKTGLVLDAYFSGTKIEYLLNEIEGLRERAKAGKILFGTIDTFLIWRLTGGKVHVTDPSNACRTLLYNIHTHEWDEELLKVFNIPRCMLPEVKDSSEVYGETTPDLFGEPIKIAGIAGDQQAATFGQGCFEQGAAKNTYGTGCFMLMNTGEQPVPSETGLLTTIGWRINGKVTYCLEGSVFIAGAAIQWLRDGLQMIKSAEEIEGLASQVEDSGDVFFVPAFVGLGAPYWNQNARGTLIGITRGTTQEHVARAVLESLAYQSCDVLHAMEQDSKIKLKTLKVDGGAAANNLLMQFQSDMLDVPVQRPVVHETTALGAAYLAGLAVGFWQNQDEVTKNWALDAEFQPAMDSTKRDHLYQRWKKAVGRAVDWV; encoded by the coding sequence ATGGCAAAATATGTATTGGCCCTTGATCAGGGAACGACATCCAGCCGATCCATTTTGTTTAATCATCAAGGTCAAATCGAAGCGACTGCACAACAGGAGTTCGAGCAGATCTTTCCCTCGCCGGGGCTCGTAGAGCATAATCCTGAGGCGATTTGGAATTCACAACTGGCAACGGCGCAAACCGTGATTCAGCAGTCAGGTGCAACGCCTGCGGAGATTGCCGCGATTGGGATTACCAATCAGCGGGAAACCATTGTGCTCTGGGATCGTGAGACGGGGAAACCGGTTTCGAATGCGATTGTCTGGCAGAGTCGACTGACCGCCGATCGTTGTGACCAACTAAAAGCAGAAGGGTACGAGAAGTTATTCCGTGAGAAAACGGGGCTGGTACTCGATGCCTATTTTTCCGGTACCAAAATTGAGTATCTGTTGAATGAGATTGAAGGCCTGAGAGAACGAGCTAAAGCCGGCAAGATTCTGTTCGGGACAATCGATACATTTTTGATTTGGCGGCTGACGGGGGGCAAAGTGCATGTTACCGATCCCAGTAATGCCTGCCGCACCTTACTCTATAATATCCACACGCATGAGTGGGATGAGGAACTGCTCAAGGTATTCAACATTCCCCGTTGTATGTTGCCCGAAGTCAAAGACTCCAGCGAAGTCTACGGCGAGACGACGCCTGATCTATTTGGAGAGCCGATCAAAATCGCGGGGATCGCCGGCGACCAGCAGGCGGCGACATTCGGCCAGGGATGCTTTGAGCAGGGAGCCGCCAAAAACACCTACGGAACAGGCTGCTTCATGTTGATGAATACAGGCGAGCAACCTGTGCCTTCAGAGACGGGGCTGCTCACCACCATTGGCTGGCGTATTAATGGAAAGGTGACCTATTGTCTGGAAGGTTCCGTCTTCATTGCAGGAGCCGCCATACAGTGGCTTCGTGACGGCTTGCAGATGATCAAGTCTGCTGAAGAAATCGAAGGGCTGGCGTCACAAGTTGAGGATTCCGGCGATGTTTTCTTTGTGCCTGCGTTTGTCGGTTTGGGAGCTCCCTACTGGAACCAAAATGCCCGTGGGACCTTGATTGGCATAACACGGGGTACGACACAGGAGCATGTTGCACGGGCGGTTCTAGAGTCATTAGCCTATCAGAGCTGTGACGTCTTGCATGCCATGGAACAGGATTCAAAGATCAAACTGAAAACCCTCAAGGTTGATGGCGGTGCCGCGGCGAATAATCTGCTCATGCAGTTCCAGTCAGATATGTTGGATGTTCCCGTTCAACGGCCCGTTGTGCATGAAACAACCGCATTGGGGGCTGCCTATCTGGCGGGTCTGGCAGTGGGGTTCTGGCAGAATCAGGACGAAGTCACAAAGAACTGGGCTCTCGATGCTGAATTTCAGCCCGCCATGGATTCGACTAAACGCGACCATTTGTATCAACGCTGGAAAAAAGCGGTCGGACGTGCCGTGGATTGGGTGTAA